The Pseudanabaena sp. ABRG5-3 genome includes the window TAAGCCGTCATGATAAATCTAAATAGTGCATATAAAGGTGGCTTATTTAGATGATTTGAAGGAATTGGTTGCTTGTAAATAAGTTTAGTTTGGTGATTGGGGATCGCTGATCAGTTAAAGGCAATTATTCAAGGTTAAGCTATGAACTTGAGCTTTTAGCAAATCTAGCGATCGCCTATGGAAATAGTTTCTACTTCAGCAATCTCTAAGTTTGGTAATTGGACTAATTCCCTCTCTTGTTCTTGGAGAGCAATCATCGGAATATTTACAGGTACAGGGGTTTCAATCCAATATTCGGAAGTTGGTAATGTTTCTTCGAGATCATCAAGGGGGCGAGGAATAATCATCAGGGTATGGAATTCTCCGATGCGCTCAGCCTCATACATACCTGCTTCGATCGCGATCGTCACATCTGCGACATTGCCCCGAATAATTGCTGTGCATAACCCTGCCCCAATGGTTTCATAGCCAGCGAGATGGACATCTGCTGATTTCAGCATCATATCGGCAGCCCCCACCATGGCAGGAAATCCACGGGTTTCAAGTAGCCCGATCGCTTGGTTACTCAGACGACTATAGCGTCCATCGGTTAACTGACTCAGACGACTACTAATTGGTAAAATTGCCTCCAAATTTGGATAGGGGCGCGGAATCACGATCGTAGAAACTAATTGTCCAAATTCTTTGGCAGTTTCGGCTCCAGCTTCTACTGCCATCCGCACATCGGTAATCTGACCTCTGATAATCGCTGTACAAAATCCATTTCCGACTTTTTCATAACCGACTAGCCGTACAGTTGCAGATTTGAGCATCATGTCAGCCGTACCAACAATTGCGGGAAAACTAATAGTTGAGACCATTCCCAAAGCACTTCCTGAGAGATCAATTCTTTGAGATGCACTACTAGACATTAGAAAACACGGTGAATAAAAAAGTTTTTAATTTTTCAATTTGGCGTAGGCAAAATGAAAATCGCTGTATAGTGTGTATCTTAACTGATATGGCAAACGCCAGTGAAGTAAGATTGTAATGAATATATATATATTACCTATACAATTTTTCAGGTAAAAATGGTTTACAGTTTACTAAATAGGACAATCAAAAGTAGATATGTAACTTTGTGGGCAATTAAAGCGATTAATTAATAAGCAATTGAATTATCTACATGTTTCACATGTTTCAATATATAGGGGGTAGATTGACTGACTTCCCAAAAGACTCGTACAAAACGATACATTGATAAATTACATTGATATTTAGTATTGCGCTCCGAATGTCCAAGATGTCCTGATGATAGCAAAATGCAACTGCTTGAAGCCATCCCAAAGAAAGAGTACATCTTAGTTGTAGATGATACGCCTCCTAATCTACAACTGCTGTTAACCATGCTAGCCCGTAAAGGTTATGATGCTCATGGTGTACCCGATGGAGCAGCAGCATTGTCCAATGCCAAGGAGCAACTGCCTGATTTGGTTCTTTTAGATATTAATATGCCAAATATCAATGGGTTTCAGGTCTGTCAAGAGCTAAAGTCTAGCGATCGCACCCGCGATGTTCCTGTGATTTTCATTAGCGCTCGTGATGAGGTTTTAGATAAGGTACAAGCTTTTGCCGTTGGTGGGGTGGACTATATTACTAAGCCTTTTCAAATAGCAGAAGTGCTAGCAAGGGTTGAGAATCAGCTCACGTTGCGAAGGCTGCAAAGACAGCTACAAGAGCAAAATGAACGCCTCAAGCAAGAAATCAATAGTCGAATTATTGCGGAAACACTTCTACAAGAAGCTAATGCGAAATTAGAAAGATTAGTTAACTTAGATGGTTTAACACAGCTCGCCAATCGCAGATGTTTTGATGAATATCTCGAACAGGAATGGCAAAGATTGGCGCGGGAAAGACAACCTTTGTCTTTGATCATGTGTGATATTGATTTCTTTAAAAACTACAACGATACCTATGGGCATATTGCAGGGGATGATTGCTTACGCAAAGTTTCACATTTGATCAAACAATCGGTACGTCGTCCTGCGGATTTGGCAGCACGTTATGGAGGAGAAGAATTTGTCTTGGTATTGCCGAATACAGACATCGAAGGATCAATGCTAGTTGCAGAGGCAATTCGGAACAAGTTATTAGAGTTGAAACTGCCCCATGAAGATTCGGCTGTTAGTGAGTTTGTGACTTTGAGTATGGGGGTAACGGCTTTAATTCCGAAGATTGATTCGCAACCATCCATTTTGCTAACCTCCGCAGACTATGCGTTGTATCGTGCTAAAGAGCTAGGCAGAAATCAAACCTATCAGATCGGATAATATTTTTTGATTGCTTACTCCCAATCGTCTGGTTCGGGGGGCAGATTTCGCCTTAATAAATTATCAATTTCTTGCCAATTAATCTCTGCTGCTTCTGCATCTTGGACTAGCTCACCTTGATGTAAGCAAATTAGCCGATCACACCACGGTTGTACTAGATCAAGTTGATGATTAATCATCACTACGGTTATAGGCTGGGGTAAACGAGTTAACTCTGTCAAGATATCTAGTAACAAATGGGATAAACCCCGATCTAAAGCTGAAGTTGGTTCATCTAGCAAAAGCACCTCTGGCTCCATAATTAAAGCTCTGGCGATCGCAATCCATTGTCTTTGACCAAGGGATAGCTCTAGCTCTGAGCGATTGAGTAACTTGTGATCGATTTGCAATTTCTCAACCCATTTCTGGACACGTGGTGCAATTTCGCTAGTTGGCAAGTTTTGTAAGCGCAAAGGATAGCTAAGGGCTTCTGTAACTGACATTCCTAATAGGCTTGGTTCCTGTGGTATGAGCATTACTCGTCGCCGCAGCGTTTGAATGGGAATATCTTGAATGTTTTTGCCACTGAGAGTAATTGTGCCGACGGAGGGATCAACTAAACGATTGAGCATCCTCAAGAATGTGGTTTTGCCTGATCCTGTTGCGCCAATTAGCGCAGTTTTGCTTCCTTGGGCGATCGCTACCGAAATATTCGTCAAAAGTGTGCGAAATTTAGTTTGATAACTCACCCGATCGGTGGAAATCAACCCATTTTTGGCGAGTACCTCGGATGTTGCTGAAACCTTTTGCATAATGTAACTGTCTTTGCGATTAGCGATCGAGAAATTGGGACGCAGCCTTCAATTAATTAAACCCTTTCTCAAGCTTAATTATGGAGAACAACCACATATGTTTTTATGGAATCTTCTAAAATCTTTTTCCAAAACTTTTGGAAAAGATATTCCACAGGCTTTTTATTGGACTTTTCCACAGGGTTTTCCACAGGGTTTCTGGAGACTGACTTTTCAACCAAAGCGAATTGCCTTTTTCTGTGTAGGACTATGTATTTTTGCATTAGCTATGCCCCAGTTAGCACCTGTATCCGCACAGTCTACGCAAGCAACTGTGCAGGAAATTCTGGACGGCAATCAGGTTTTTATCCAAAATCAGCAAGCCTCCATCAATGATGTCGCGAGAGCGCAGCAACAAGTTCGTACTGGGAATTCGCGGACGGCGCTTTTGTTTAATACAGGAGCTGTGGCAAGACTATCGGCAAATTCAGTATTGAGAATTGGGCAATGCGCCCAACTGAGCCGTGGCACGATTTTAGTTAATGGAGCAATCAATGCCTGTTCTTCAGGAATTACGACAGGAGTGAGGGGAACAACTTACTTATTGGAAGTAGATGAGTCAGGCAATCAACAGGTCAAGGTCTTAGAAGGTGAAGTAGTCGTAAAGCGTAATCCGAAACCTTTATTTGATGATAGTGATAAGCCGAATACAAAACCAACGGATAAGCCCACAACAACAAAATCACCTACATCCAATCAGGTGCAAAAACCTAATGTTAGTGTTCCAATTACAGTTAAGAACTCTCCGACACCTAAGCCCCAAGCTACTCCTTCTCCAGTTCCCAACAGTTCAGGGAATAAGCCAGTTGACTCCAACTCTCAACCTGCTCAGGCAACCGATGAAGTAGTTTTGAAGTCGGGAGAAAAGATTGAGGTGGCTCAAACTGGTGATTTGGGCATCATCCAAAAGCTCACTGAAAATGAGTTTGTCAATCTATTGCAAGGGAATTTATTCCAAGGTTTCACAAATCAAATCCCCGGAATTAATAAAGTTAGAGATGTCTTTAATGGTCTTTTCCCTAACGTGAATTTCCCAATCTCGATTCCCGGAATTCCTACACCTAGTATTCCTATTCCTAGTTTACCTAGCTTCCCATTCTAATTTAGCTAAAAAGAGAGGTGTGGCACATAGCGCCACATCTCTCTTTTTGGTATATGTTTTATTTTTGGTGTGAAAAAGCTATTATAAAGCCAAGATTTTGCCGCTATTTTTTTCGGTAGCTAGGGCATGAGTGCAGAGATTTGTTTTGATGGGTATTTAAGGTTAGTGCAGAAAAGAGCGTCAGAACGCGATCTCTCTCAGATTTTGGTAAACTATAACCAATGGTGAATCAGGAACACAAAAATTGAGTTATAACCGTACATTTGCAGAACTGGAGAAAAAAGCTGTCAAGTGGTGGCCGAAAGAGTTAGAAGTAAAGGTTGCCGCAGAGAGTGTTATTCCCAAGTTAATTGCAACCCAAGATCGATTTATTAGTATTCTGAAACTATCAGGCGACAATCCCCATCAGGTCTTTGATGTTTTACAAGCGTCGGGAATGTCGGCGAATCTGTTTCTAAAACATCTGGTTATTCTTGCTGACTATGGAGGAGAGCTAATTAAACGATTGGGGCGAGAGTTTACAGAAACTTTTGCAATTGATCCAGTTACAAATCGGCGAGTGATGCGGTATGTTTTTCGAGGAAAGACTGAAGTATATGAATTTCAAGTTTTACCTGTCAATGGATTGGGAAATACAAAGCTAGATATTGACGGTGTTTCAATTACTAAAGTAGTTCCGTTATCTCCATTGTACAAAGACCTAATTATGATTCTTTTGCATGGAGCAACTTCAGATGTTGCTCATCTAGCTGCCTTAGAGAAATGTGAAATTGGTGTTTTGCTGGGTGATGAGATAGCAATTGACAAGTATGTTCGTGAAAAATATTTGTATGTCAGTAGAATTACGACAGGAGCAAATACAAATAGTCTTGGTCAAATTGCTCAAACTTATGTATTAGAGACTTTACGAGGGTTTCTAACACAAGACTATCAATTAATCCGAAATGGTTCCATCATTCTAAATGGCTATGACAAGAGTGATGGAATGCCATTTGATGTAGTAGTCGAAAGGAATGGAAAGAAAATAGGTATAGAAGTTAGTTTCCAAGTGACGACCAATAGTGTGATTGAGCGTAAATCTGGACAAGCAGAAAATCGCTTTAGGTTGATGAATGAAAATGGATTTTGGATTGCCTATGTAATTGATGGTGCTGGCAACTTCCAGAGAGCGTCAGCTATTGGAACTATTTGCAATTTCAGTGATTGTACAGTTGCGTACTCGCAAGAAGAAATTGCAATTTTGGCAAACTTTATTCAAGAGAAATTAAATAATTAATTAAATGATTAATTTTATTGATTTATTTGCTGGTATTGGTGGAATGCGTTTGGGCTTTGAGCAAGCGATGCAAGAGCTTTGCCTTCAAACTAAATGTGTATTATCTTCAGAAATAGATAAATATGCTCAAGAGACTTATGAGCTTAATTATAAAGAGCAGCCAGAGGGTGACATTTACAGTATTAAGCAATTCCCAAAATTCGACTTTTTACTTGCGGGGTTTCCTTGTCAGCCATTTTCCTATGCTGGTAAACAAAAAGGTTTTGTGGATACTAGAGGAACCTTGTTCTTTGAGATTGAGAAACTTTTAAGTGAATATCAACCAAAAGCATTTTTAATGGAAAATGTTCGAGGTTTAACCAGTCACGATCAAGGACGTACTTTTAAAACAATTATTGATCGATTACAAAATTTAAACTATGGGGTATCTTATCTAATTTTAAATAGTTCAAACTTTGGTATTCCTCAAAATCGTGTCCGCGTATATATCTTAGGACTATACAATCAACAGCCAGTTTTATCTCTGAAATCTGATTTGGGTGCGACTGATTCCCATGAATTTAAGCGATCGCTTAGTCAACTTACATTATTTGATTCGTTTGCTAATGCTAATAGTACTAAAGTTGTTGCTGATATTTTAGAAGCAAATCCAAGTACTAAGTATGATTGTTCTCAAGATTTTACAGCTAGATTGCTAAAATTTACAGAAAATAATCCAGAGAAACTGCATGGATATAGATTAATCGATCATCGCAATGGTAATTCAATTCATTCATGGGAATTGGGAATTAAAGGAGAATGTAATGATTTAGAAATTGAGTTTATGAATGAGTTGATCGCTAATAGGCGCAAGAAAAAATTTGGCACGCACCAAGACGGAAAAAAGCTCAATCTTGATGAAATTAAAACCTTTTTTGATCATGAAAATCTTATAGGGGTTATAAGTAGTTTGATTGATAAAGGTTATCTCAAAGAGATTGAAGGTAGATATAATCCTGTGGCTGGCAATATGTCCTTTGAAGTATTCAAGTTCCTAGATCCTCAAAGTATATCGATTACGCTTGTATCTAGTGATGCCCATAAGTTAGGTGTAGTCCATAATGGCAGAATAAGGAGAATTACGCCAAGGGAATGTGCGAGATTGCAAGGATTCCCAGATTCTTTTATCTTGCATCCTAAGGATACCTATGCTTATCGACAGTTAGGTAATTCGGTGTCAGTACCCGTAGTTAGAGAAGTGATCTTGGATCTGTTCAATCAAGTCAATGTTTTGAGTGTTGCATGAAGTAAAATAGCTGAAAAAGCCGAATTTCTCAATGAGTGTAGAGATTTGTTTTGATGATTATTTAAGGTCAGTGGTGAGCGCTTATCAGCAGTGGTGGCGCTTGTATACGCTGACGGATGCGACGGGACGGGAATCGCAACGGGTGGAAAGCGATCGCACTGCTCCTGCTTTTTTTGACTTTGGCTTAATGGTACAGACGGTGGAGCCGCCAAAGGCTAAGCAGGAAGAGGAATCAGAGGAGTATCTTGAGTCAGAACAGGAACGGGAGAAGAAAGAAAAAGTCGAAAACAAAGAAAAAATCGAGCGGTTGCCTGTGCTGGAGGGGATTTGTAAGTATGCGGCGGATCATGTGTTGCTCGTGGGTAGACCAGGATCGGGGAAGTCTACAGCTTTGGCGCGGTTGTTGTTGCAGGAGGCGGAAAATGCGTTAAGTGATCGCAACGCGAAAATTCCTGTGTTGGTAGAGTTGCGGTATTTGCCCTCGGAGGCGAATGAGTCGTCTATATACGATCGCATTCTTGCTTTTATGCACAAACACGATCCTGCTTTGGATATTGATGGGGCGGGGATTAGGCAGCTATTGCGTCAGGGGCGATTGTTACTGTTGGTGGATGGGGTGAATGAGTTGCCATCGGATCGCGGTCGCGTCATGGTAAATCAATTTCGGGATCTTTATCAAAAAACTTGTCCGATGATCTTTACGACGCGGGAGTTAAGTGCGGGTGGGGATTTGGGGATTGTGAAGCGGCTAGAGATGCAGCCTTTGACGGAGCCGCAGATGCAGCAGTTTGTGATGGCGTATTTGCCGACGCAGGGGGAGAGGTTGTTGCGGCAGTTGTCGGGACGGTTGCGGGAGTTTGGGCAAACGCCTTTGTTGTTATGGATGCTTTGTTCGTTGTTTCAGCAGTCTGAGCAGATTCCACCGAATTTGGGGATGGTGTTTCGGGCGTTTACGGTGGGCTATGGAGACAGAATTAAGCAGGATGTGACGCTATCGAAGGATTCGCGGGCATGGTGGGGGCGGTTGTTGCAGTATCTAGCCTTTAAGATGACCTGTGGCGAAAATCTGACGGAATTGCAGGTGGCGATTTCGCGGCGGGAGGCGGAGCAGTTTTTATTGGAGTTTTTGCGGGGGAAGGTGGAGTTTGCGGATGATTGTGCGGTGCGATGGTTGGAGGATTTGCTGAAGCATCATTTGATTCAGATTAGCAATGACCGCATTGAGTTTCGGCATCAATTGATTCAGGAATATTATGCGGCGGAGTGGTTGTTGGGACTGTTGCCGAGTTTGAGTGATGCGCGGTTACAGCATGATTATCTCAATTATTTGAAATGGACGGAACCTTTGGCGTTGATGTTGGAGTTGGTGGAGGGTGAGGAGCAGGCGGTGCGGGTGGTAAGGCTGGCGCTGGAGGTGGATTTGCGGTTGGGGGCGAGGTTGGCTGGGGCGGTGAGGTATGGGTTTCAGGAGAAGACTGTTGGGTTGTTGTTGAAGGAAATAGATAGACTGTATATTATACCTAATTCATATACTGCAAGCGAAATTTTGGGAGAGACAAAATCGGATTTTGCAATCAATAATTTTATTCAAAATCTCACCCTCGAAGATCCTACGATCTGTAGAAATGCAGTACAGGTATTAGGCAAGATTGGTAGTGACAAAGCTGTTGCCATCCTCATTGAAGCATTCAAGGATAAAGATAGTTTTGTGCGTAGAAATGTAGTACGGGCATTGGGTAAGATTGGAAGCAACAAAGCTGTCGAGCCGCTTATTCTAAATCTCAGACCTGAAGAACACCCTGAGGTTCGTAGGGATTCGGCAGAGGCATTAAGTAAAATTGGCAGCACCAAAGCTGTCGAAGCTCTTATTCAACGAATTACAGACAAAACATATTATGTACGAGAAGATATCGTATGGGCGTTACTAAATATTGGTGAAAACGAACTTATTGAACCATTAAGGAATGTTGTCAAAGACCAAATTATTGACCCCCTCATTCAAGCATTGACAGATAGAGATTCTTCTGATGTTCGCAGAGATGCTGCTTTTGCATTAGGTGAGATTGGCAGAAAAAAAGCTATCCCTTTTCTAGTTCAAGCATATAATGCTGAATGGTTTTATTATGTGCGGAAGAATATTGCAGAGGCATTAGGTAAAATTGGTGGTGAGGAATCTGTCCCTTTTCTAATTCAAGAACTCACAGTTGAAGATCTTGATGCTAATGCCAATGCTGCCTTGACTTTAGGTAAGATTAGGAGCGACAAAGCTGTTGAACCGCTTATTCAATCACTTACAAATGAAAGTCCTAATGTGCGGATGAATATAGCATCGGCATTAGGCAAGATTGGTAGCGACAAGGCTGTTGAACCGCTTATTCAAATACTTTCCGACAACAATTTTAATGTTCGCAATAGCGCCGCAGTAGCATTAGCCAATATTGGTGGCGAGAAAACTACCCAGTCTCTCATTCAAGCACTTGGTGATAAAAATTGTGATGTTAGTAAGTTTGCGGCAATAGCATTAGGCAATCTAGGGAGTGACAAAGCCATTAAACCTCTCATTGAAGCACTGATAAAGGAAGATAATAATATGCGTTGGTTGGTATCAGAGGCATTAGGTAATATTGGGAGTGAAAAAAATGTTGAGGCTCTTATTCAAGTACTCGATCATAAAAATCCTGATGTTCGTTGGAAAACAACAGTAGCGTTAGGTAATATTAGCAGTGATAGAGCGGTCGAACCTCTCATTCAGTCCCTTAAAGAGACAAATCCTGATATTCGTAGAAGTATAGTAGAGGCATTAGGTAAAATCGGCAGTGATAGAGCGGTCGAAC containing:
- a CDS encoding FecR domain-containing protein, coding for MFLWNLLKSFSKTFGKDIPQAFYWTFPQGFPQGFWRLTFQPKRIAFFCVGLCIFALAMPQLAPVSAQSTQATVQEILDGNQVFIQNQQASINDVARAQQQVRTGNSRTALLFNTGAVARLSANSVLRIGQCAQLSRGTILVNGAINACSSGITTGVRGTTYLLEVDESGNQQVKVLEGEVVVKRNPKPLFDDSDKPNTKPTDKPTTTKSPTSNQVQKPNVSVPITVKNSPTPKPQATPSPVPNSSGNKPVDSNSQPAQATDEVVLKSGEKIEVAQTGDLGIIQKLTENEFVNLLQGNLFQGFTNQIPGINKVRDVFNGLFPNVNFPISIPGIPTPSIPIPSLPSFPF
- a CDS encoding carbon dioxide-concentrating mechanism protein, which gives rise to MSSSASQRIDLSGSALGMVSTISFPAIVGTADMMLKSATVRLVGYEKVGNGFCTAIIRGQITDVRMAVEAGAETAKEFGQLVSTIVIPRPYPNLEAILPISSRLSQLTDGRYSRLSNQAIGLLETRGFPAMVGAADMMLKSADVHLAGYETIGAGLCTAIIRGNVADVTIAIEAGMYEAERIGEFHTLMIIPRPLDDLEETLPTSEYWIETPVPVNIPMIALQEQERELVQLPNLEIAEVETISIGDR
- a CDS encoding HEAT repeat domain-containing protein; its protein translation is MSVEICFDDYLRSVVSAYQQWWRLYTLTDATGRESQRVESDRTAPAFFDFGLMVQTVEPPKAKQEEESEEYLESEQEREKKEKVENKEKIERLPVLEGICKYAADHVLLVGRPGSGKSTALARLLLQEAENALSDRNAKIPVLVELRYLPSEANESSIYDRILAFMHKHDPALDIDGAGIRQLLRQGRLLLLVDGVNELPSDRGRVMVNQFRDLYQKTCPMIFTTRELSAGGDLGIVKRLEMQPLTEPQMQQFVMAYLPTQGERLLRQLSGRLREFGQTPLLLWMLCSLFQQSEQIPPNLGMVFRAFTVGYGDRIKQDVTLSKDSRAWWGRLLQYLAFKMTCGENLTELQVAISRREAEQFLLEFLRGKVEFADDCAVRWLEDLLKHHLIQISNDRIEFRHQLIQEYYAAEWLLGLLPSLSDARLQHDYLNYLKWTEPLALMLELVEGEEQAVRVVRLALEVDLRLGARLAGAVRYGFQEKTVGLLLKEIDRLYIIPNSYTASEILGETKSDFAINNFIQNLTLEDPTICRNAVQVLGKIGSDKAVAILIEAFKDKDSFVRRNVVRALGKIGSNKAVEPLILNLRPEEHPEVRRDSAEALSKIGSTKAVEALIQRITDKTYYVREDIVWALLNIGENELIEPLRNVVKDQIIDPLIQALTDRDSSDVRRDAAFALGEIGRKKAIPFLVQAYNAEWFYYVRKNIAEALGKIGGEESVPFLIQELTVEDLDANANAALTLGKIRSDKAVEPLIQSLTNESPNVRMNIASALGKIGSDKAVEPLIQILSDNNFNVRNSAAVALANIGGEKTTQSLIQALGDKNCDVSKFAAIALGNLGSDKAIKPLIEALIKEDNNMRWLVSEALGNIGSEKNVEALIQVLDHKNPDVRWKTTVALGNISSDRAVEPLIQSLKETNPDIRRSIVEALGKIGSDRAVEPLIQSIEEKDPDIRRNIAEALGKIGSDKAIKPLIKLLKDLDSYVQWKSAEALEKISEADRNLPTLTQQLPYLLTLIPTESSQQALSVITAIQARCKYYNYNIAQTRLPPEDKTNSTTGTTNIFNAPVGQVVAGNLTVHGDNIATQNNQNSVPNS
- a CDS encoding restriction endonuclease; the encoded protein is MSYNRTFAELEKKAVKWWPKELEVKVAAESVIPKLIATQDRFISILKLSGDNPHQVFDVLQASGMSANLFLKHLVILADYGGELIKRLGREFTETFAIDPVTNRRVMRYVFRGKTEVYEFQVLPVNGLGNTKLDIDGVSITKVVPLSPLYKDLIMILLHGATSDVAHLAALEKCEIGVLLGDEIAIDKYVREKYLYVSRITTGANTNSLGQIAQTYVLETLRGFLTQDYQLIRNGSIILNGYDKSDGMPFDVVVERNGKKIGIEVSFQVTTNSVIERKSGQAENRFRLMNENGFWIAYVIDGAGNFQRASAIGTICNFSDCTVAYSQEEIAILANFIQEKLNN
- a CDS encoding ATP-binding cassette domain-containing protein codes for the protein MQKVSATSEVLAKNGLISTDRVSYQTKFRTLLTNISVAIAQGSKTALIGATGSGKTTFLRMLNRLVDPSVGTITLSGKNIQDIPIQTLRRRVMLIPQEPSLLGMSVTEALSYPLRLQNLPTSEIAPRVQKWVEKLQIDHKLLNRSELELSLGQRQWIAIARALIMEPEVLLLDEPTSALDRGLSHLLLDILTELTRLPQPITVVMINHQLDLVQPWCDRLICLHQGELVQDAEAAEINWQEIDNLLRRNLPPEPDDWE
- a CDS encoding DNA cytosine methyltransferase produces the protein MINFIDLFAGIGGMRLGFEQAMQELCLQTKCVLSSEIDKYAQETYELNYKEQPEGDIYSIKQFPKFDFLLAGFPCQPFSYAGKQKGFVDTRGTLFFEIEKLLSEYQPKAFLMENVRGLTSHDQGRTFKTIIDRLQNLNYGVSYLILNSSNFGIPQNRVRVYILGLYNQQPVLSLKSDLGATDSHEFKRSLSQLTLFDSFANANSTKVVADILEANPSTKYDCSQDFTARLLKFTENNPEKLHGYRLIDHRNGNSIHSWELGIKGECNDLEIEFMNELIANRRKKKFGTHQDGKKLNLDEIKTFFDHENLIGVISSLIDKGYLKEIEGRYNPVAGNMSFEVFKFLDPQSISITLVSSDAHKLGVVHNGRIRRITPRECARLQGFPDSFILHPKDTYAYRQLGNSVSVPVVREVILDLFNQVNVLSVA
- a CDS encoding diguanylate cyclase domain-containing protein; this encodes MQLLEAIPKKEYILVVDDTPPNLQLLLTMLARKGYDAHGVPDGAAALSNAKEQLPDLVLLDINMPNINGFQVCQELKSSDRTRDVPVIFISARDEVLDKVQAFAVGGVDYITKPFQIAEVLARVENQLTLRRLQRQLQEQNERLKQEINSRIIAETLLQEANAKLERLVNLDGLTQLANRRCFDEYLEQEWQRLARERQPLSLIMCDIDFFKNYNDTYGHIAGDDCLRKVSHLIKQSVRRPADLAARYGGEEFVLVLPNTDIEGSMLVAEAIRNKLLELKLPHEDSAVSEFVTLSMGVTALIPKIDSQPSILLTSADYALYRAKELGRNQTYQIG